Proteins encoded by one window of Methanothermobacter sp. K4:
- a CDS encoding DNA-directed RNA polymerase subunit B'', whose translation MKKSAWGLVDAFFDKYDLVDHHIHSYNDFVSNRIQEIIDTSEPIELEQGKYRVETGKVSIEKPFIKEADGSKSKIYPTEARLRNLTYSAHMSLEMRLIKEGGPETEFEKVYIGELPVMLKSEICHLHGLSRNELIEKGEDPADPGGYFIVNGSERSIVTMEEIAPNKIILERIGEEDENRARAIVTSIRSGFRARISLEYRKPRKSGVFLRISFPYVPGELPLVILLRALGLATDQDIITSISDDFNYQMIAADDIQVSLDRLNLKKDEMEKMDEEERREYLVRSAIRYIGNRVAKGMTEDYRIKRAEDVIDRYLLPHIGTEPDKRLEKAIYLAEMTEMLLQVISGERKPHDKDHYTNKRLRVSGDLMEDLLRVAFTSLSRDMSYQLERSLARGKEPSVKQAVRSDVLTENLKHAIATGNWVGGRAGVSQLLDRTSYMGTLSHMRRVVSPLSRSQPHFEARDLHPTQFGKICPNETPEGPNCGLVKNLALLAKISEGSDAREVEEVIRKMGVLN comes from the coding sequence ATGAAAAAAAGTGCATGGGGATTGGTAGACGCGTTTTTTGATAAATACGACCTTGTGGACCACCACATACATTCCTACAATGACTTCGTGAGTAACCGTATACAGGAGATAATCGACACAAGCGAACCCATAGAGCTGGAACAGGGAAAGTACCGTGTGGAGACAGGGAAGGTAAGCATAGAAAAGCCCTTCATCAAGGAGGCAGACGGCTCAAAGAGCAAGATATACCCGACAGAGGCCAGGCTCAGGAATTTAACCTACTCGGCCCACATGAGCCTGGAGATGAGACTCATAAAGGAGGGGGGTCCTGAAACAGAATTCGAAAAGGTCTACATCGGTGAACTGCCTGTTATGCTGAAATCCGAGATATGCCACCTGCATGGCCTCAGCAGAAATGAACTCATTGAAAAGGGCGAGGACCCCGCGGACCCCGGCGGCTACTTCATAGTCAACGGTTCAGAGAGATCAATAGTCACCATGGAGGAAATAGCCCCGAACAAGATAATACTTGAGAGGATCGGGGAAGAGGATGAAAACAGGGCAAGGGCGATAGTCACATCTATAAGGAGTGGTTTCAGGGCCAGGATATCCCTTGAATACAGGAAGCCCAGGAAGAGCGGAGTGTTCCTCAGGATATCATTCCCATACGTTCCCGGCGAACTCCCGCTGGTGATACTGCTAAGGGCCCTTGGACTTGCAACTGACCAGGACATCATAACAAGCATATCAGATGACTTCAACTACCAGATGATCGCGGCCGACGACATACAGGTCTCACTGGACAGGCTGAACCTCAAAAAGGATGAAATGGAGAAAATGGATGAGGAGGAGAGAAGGGAGTACCTTGTAAGGAGCGCCATAAGGTACATTGGTAACCGGGTCGCCAAGGGCATGACCGAGGACTACAGGATAAAAAGGGCTGAGGATGTCATAGACCGATACCTCCTCCCCCACATAGGAACAGAACCAGATAAGAGGCTGGAAAAGGCAATATATCTGGCTGAGATGACCGAGATGCTCCTCCAGGTTATATCCGGTGAGCGAAAGCCCCACGATAAGGACCACTACACCAACAAGAGGCTCAGGGTTTCAGGTGACCTCATGGAGGACCTCCTCAGGGTTGCCTTCACAAGTCTAAGCAGGGACATGAGCTACCAGCTGGAGAGAAGCCTTGCAAGGGGTAAGGAGCCCTCAGTCAAACAGGCTGTGAGGTCAGATGTCCTCACAGAGAACCTCAAACACGCCATAGCGACAGGTAACTGGGTTGGTGGAAGGGCAGGTGTGAGCCAGCTCCTGGACAGGACAAGTTACATGGGTACACTGTCCCATATGAGAAGGGTTGTCTCCCCCCTCAGCAGGAGCCAGCCACACTTCGAGGCAAGGGACCTTCACCCAACACAGTTCGGTAAGATATGCCCCAACGAGACCCCTGAGGGTCCAAACTGTGGTCTTGTTAAGAACCTCGCCCTCCTTGCAAAGATATCAGAGGGTTCAGATGCCAGGGAGGTTGAGGAGGTAATCAGAAAAATGGGGGTTCTGAACTAA
- a CDS encoding DNA-directed RNA polymerase subunit H: MKREILKHHLVPEHVVLNDSEAKRVLKELDAHPEQLPKIKTTDPVVKAIGAKRGDIVKIIRKSPTAEEFITYRLVQD, translated from the coding sequence GTGAAGAGGGAAATCTTGAAACACCATCTGGTTCCGGAACATGTGGTTTTAAATGATTCTGAAGCAAAAAGGGTGCTGAAAGAACTGGATGCGCATCCAGAACAGCTTCCAAAAATAAAAACAACAGACCCTGTGGTGAAGGCCATAGGTGCTAAAAGGGGGGATATCGTGAAAATAATCCGTAAGAGTCCAACTGCCGAAGAATTCATTACCTATAGACTTGTGCAGGACTAA
- a CDS encoding phosphoglycerate kinase, which translates to MSFRFRTMDDLEVEGKTVLVRVDINSPVDPQSGSILDDTRMRLHAETIRELSDRGARTVIMAHQSRPGKKDFTTLEQHSHKLSEILGRPVRYVEDIFGSAARENIRELRNGEILLLENVRFYSEEVLKRDPVEQAETHLVRKLTPLIDYFINDAFAAAHRSQPSLVGFALRVPSAAGRVMERELRTLRSALENVERPCVYVLGGVKVDDSIMVMKNVLENGSADLVLTTGLVANIFLAGCGVKIGKVNMEFIRNRGYCDFIKVAKKLKKRFPEKILVPIDVAISRDGKRVDVPVKRIPNHPIQDIGMETIKLYAERIREARTLFANGPAGVFENPEFSIGTEDILNAISSSEGFSIIGGGHLAAAAAKMGFEDKIGHISSGGGASISLLAGEELPAVRVLEESAPH; encoded by the coding sequence GTGTCCTTCAGATTCAGAACCATGGATGACCTTGAGGTTGAGGGGAAAACTGTTCTTGTACGTGTTGACATAAACTCGCCGGTGGATCCCCAGAGCGGCTCAATACTCGATGACACAAGGATGAGGCTCCATGCAGAAACCATAAGGGAGCTTTCAGATAGGGGTGCCAGGACAGTCATAATGGCCCATCAGAGCAGGCCAGGAAAGAAGGACTTCACAACCCTTGAACAGCACTCCCATAAACTCTCAGAGATACTTGGAAGGCCTGTCAGGTACGTGGAGGACATATTCGGATCCGCAGCAAGGGAGAACATCAGAGAGCTCAGGAACGGCGAGATACTTCTCCTCGAGAATGTAAGGTTCTACTCAGAGGAGGTGCTTAAGAGGGACCCTGTGGAACAGGCTGAAACCCACCTTGTGAGGAAACTCACACCCCTCATTGATTACTTCATCAACGACGCCTTTGCAGCTGCCCACAGATCACAGCCATCACTGGTGGGCTTTGCCCTGCGGGTACCATCAGCGGCGGGGAGGGTCATGGAGCGTGAACTCAGAACACTCAGGAGCGCCCTTGAAAATGTTGAAAGACCCTGTGTCTATGTGCTGGGTGGTGTGAAGGTGGATGACTCCATCATGGTCATGAAGAATGTCCTTGAAAATGGCAGTGCAGACCTTGTACTCACAACGGGCCTTGTTGCCAACATATTCCTTGCAGGCTGTGGTGTTAAAATCGGGAAGGTGAACATGGAGTTCATCAGAAACAGGGGCTACTGTGACTTCATAAAGGTGGCGAAGAAGCTGAAAAAGAGGTTCCCTGAGAAGATACTGGTTCCCATTGATGTTGCAATCAGCCGGGATGGAAAACGTGTGGATGTGCCTGTGAAAAGGATACCCAACCACCCCATACAGGATATAGGTATGGAGACAATAAAACTTTATGCTGAGAGGATACGTGAGGCCAGAACCCTGTTTGCAAATGGTCCTGCAGGTGTATTTGAAAACCCTGAATTCAGCATAGGAACCGAGGATATACTCAATGCCATCTCCTCATCTGAGGGTTTCTCAATAATAGGTGGGGGCCACCTTGCCGCTGCAGCTGCCAAAATGGGCTTTGAGGATAAGATAGGGCACATAAGCAGTGGTGGTGGTGCCAGTATAAGTCTCCTCGCAGGTGAAGAACTGCCTGCTGTGAGGGTGCTTGAGGAGTCCGCACCCCACTAA
- the tpiA gene encoding triose-phosphate isomerase has product METPIVILNFKTYIESTGKRALELAGACQEVADETGVNIAVAPQHMDLQRVAEAVDIPVLAQHIDPIDAGGHTGGVLAECALEAGAAGTLINHSEKRMKLADIEGVISRTRELKMASVVCTNNVSTTAAAAALKPDFVAVEPPELIGSGIPVSKAEPEVITGSVSAVQDINPDVSVLCGAGISTGEDMRAALDLGAEGVLLASGIILAESPRDALLDLVSKV; this is encoded by the coding sequence ATGGAAACACCTATCGTCATACTGAATTTTAAGACCTACATTGAGTCCACAGGTAAAAGAGCCCTTGAACTTGCAGGTGCCTGTCAGGAGGTTGCAGATGAAACAGGCGTTAACATCGCGGTGGCACCCCAGCACATGGACCTCCAGCGGGTGGCTGAGGCCGTGGATATACCTGTACTGGCCCAGCACATCGACCCCATAGACGCGGGGGGGCACACAGGAGGAGTCCTTGCAGAATGTGCCCTGGAGGCGGGGGCAGCAGGTACCCTCATAAACCACTCAGAGAAGAGGATGAAGCTTGCAGACATTGAGGGTGTCATATCAAGAACAAGGGAACTTAAAATGGCTTCAGTCGTATGCACCAACAATGTAAGCACTACAGCAGCCGCAGCAGCCCTTAAACCCGATTTTGTGGCTGTTGAACCCCCTGAACTCATAGGGTCAGGCATACCTGTTTCAAAGGCAGAACCCGAGGTCATAACAGGAAGCGTCAGTGCAGTGCAGGATATAAACCCTGATGTCAGTGTCCTCTGTGGGGCGGGAATATCCACCGGTGAGGATATGAGGGCTGCCCTTGACCTTGGGGCTGAGGGTGTTCTTCTTGCCTCGGGCATCATACTCGCAGAAAGCCCCAGGGACGCACTCCTGGACCTCGTAAGCAAAGTGTGA
- a CDS encoding transglutaminase domain-containing protein → MSTIPFGQMEFLESGGEKIKTKSASTPKVDAASKYRKYSKVYAKSKKKIKKKYRTKATYTTKIKKKYRTRATYKTTSHKRYRTKATYTTTSKRAYTRAASSEDLDDLQGDEGLEKLASYINRNFNHRSGGPHTAEGVERTGYGDCWGLSDWAAKKLAANGYKVKVVQGATSASSRHRWLHVYSEERWTSFEPSLVTKRYGSKHYTATCGRATTVVQTYNM, encoded by the coding sequence GTGAGTACCATACCATTTGGACAGATGGAATTTCTGGAATCCGGTGGCGAAAAGATAAAGACAAAGTCAGCATCCACCCCAAAGGTTGATGCGGCCTCAAAGTACAGGAAATACAGTAAGGTCTACGCCAAATCAAAGAAAAAGATAAAGAAGAAGTACAGGACAAAGGCAACCTACACCACCAAAATAAAGAAGAAGTACAGGACAAGGGCGACCTATAAAACCACAAGTCACAAGAGGTACAGGACAAAGGCAACCTACACAACAACCTCCAAGAGGGCATACACCAGGGCAGCGAGTTCCGAAGATCTGGATGATCTGCAGGGTGACGAGGGACTTGAAAAACTTGCATCATACATCAACAGAAACTTCAACCATCGATCAGGAGGTCCTCACACCGCTGAGGGTGTTGAAAGGACAGGATACGGAGACTGCTGGGGACTCTCTGACTGGGCAGCGAAGAAACTTGCTGCAAACGGCTACAAGGTGAAGGTCGTCCAGGGAGCCACATCTGCATCATCAAGACACAGATGGCTGCACGTGTACTCCGAGGAAAGGTGGACCAGCTTTGAACCGTCACTGGTAACCAAACGTTATGGAAGTAAACATTATACTGCGACCTGTGGGCGCGCAACGACTGTTGTGCAGACCTACAACATGTAG
- the twy1 gene encoding 4-demethylwyosine synthase TYW1 codes for MYAEESQRRMEKMGYRFVGDNKHSAVKTCLWTKKSLINEGVCYKEKFYGIRSHRCLQMSPSVPFCQQKCLFCWRDLSSTETAWNGPYDEPADIIEGAIEAQRKLLCGYFGNERADKIKVMEAQDPTNAAISLAGEPLLYPEMDGLLAEFHKRNFTTFLVTNGLASTNLEALSVEPTQLYISLDAPDRETYEKLCRPQVPGAWDILNRSLELIPSFNCRKVLRITAVRDINMKKPEMFARMIEGAQPDFVEVKAYMYIGYSRKRLEIDNMPLFYEVHEFADSIADSCGMEIVDESRESRVVLLA; via the coding sequence ATGTATGCGGAAGAATCTCAGAGAAGAATGGAAAAAATGGGATACCGTTTTGTAGGTGATAACAAACATTCAGCAGTTAAAACCTGCCTCTGGACAAAGAAAAGCTTAATCAATGAGGGAGTCTGTTACAAGGAGAAGTTCTATGGCATCAGAAGTCACAGATGCCTTCAGATGTCTCCCAGTGTACCCTTCTGCCAGCAAAAATGTCTTTTCTGCTGGAGGGACCTCTCCTCAACAGAAACAGCGTGGAATGGCCCCTATGATGAGCCGGCGGATATAATTGAGGGGGCGATTGAGGCGCAGAGGAAACTTCTCTGCGGTTACTTTGGCAATGAAAGGGCAGATAAGATAAAGGTCATGGAGGCCCAGGATCCCACGAATGCTGCAATATCCCTTGCAGGTGAACCCCTCCTCTACCCTGAAATGGATGGGCTTCTTGCAGAATTCCATAAGAGAAACTTCACAACATTCCTTGTAACAAACGGCCTTGCATCCACCAATCTTGAGGCACTCTCTGTTGAGCCAACACAGCTCTACATATCCCTTGACGCCCCCGACAGGGAAACCTATGAGAAACTCTGCAGACCCCAGGTCCCTGGTGCCTGGGATATTCTCAACAGATCCCTTGAACTCATACCATCCTTTAACTGCAGGAAGGTTCTGCGTATAACCGCTGTCAGGGACATCAACATGAAGAAACCCGAAATGTTCGCCAGGATGATAGAAGGGGCCCAGCCAGATTTTGTTGAGGTCAAGGCCTACATGTACATCGGGTACTCAAGGAAAAGGCTTGAAATTGACAACATGCCCCTCTTCTATGAGGTTCATGAATTTGCAGATAGCATTGCAGACAGCTGTGGAATGGAGATCGTTGACGAGTCAAGGGAAAGCAGGGTTGTTCTCCTGGCGTAG
- a CDS encoding DUF1002 domain-containing protein: MRRLIIALVIAFMVTAPVFAVSGFSVTLGEATDSNPSYRNAVMDYFKSKTDKDINSANIKIVTASEVNEVSRGVTGRVYSPSQILSCAMVDLSYSDGIKVSVDTGKIRVVTPEMYASALRSSGIDRGYVVVTSPVPASGEAALAGVLKSYEVAVGEKIPEEAKKASVEEIYLQSRLVNETNATGDEVAQLFDEVKNRTQDQNLQNPDEIKNIVVDVSQQMNINLTENQVQQVANSVSASQRVQGNLTEFKQRLESVSQQFGGSGILDQIYAFLQSIYDYIVGMTSP, encoded by the coding sequence ATGAGGCGACTTATCATTGCGCTTGTGATTGCATTCATGGTAACCGCACCGGTATTCGCGGTCTCAGGGTTCTCTGTGACACTCGGGGAGGCAACAGACAGCAACCCCTCATACCGGAATGCGGTGATGGACTACTTCAAGTCAAAGACAGATAAGGATATCAATAGCGCGAATATAAAGATTGTAACAGCATCTGAGGTGAATGAGGTCTCCAGGGGAGTTACAGGTCGTGTATATTCGCCATCACAGATACTATCCTGTGCCATGGTTGACCTCTCATACTCAGATGGAATCAAGGTATCTGTGGATACTGGTAAGATAAGGGTCGTGACCCCTGAGATGTATGCCAGTGCCCTCCGGTCATCTGGTATTGACCGCGGCTACGTGGTTGTAACATCCCCGGTCCCCGCCTCAGGAGAGGCAGCCCTTGCAGGAGTCCTGAAGTCATATGAGGTGGCTGTGGGTGAAAAGATACCTGAGGAGGCCAAAAAGGCATCTGTTGAGGAGATCTACCTCCAGAGCAGGCTTGTGAACGAAACCAATGCAACCGGTGATGAGGTGGCACAGCTCTTTGATGAGGTCAAGAACAGGACACAGGATCAGAACCTTCAGAACCCTGATGAAATAAAGAACATCGTCGTTGATGTTTCACAGCAGATGAATATCAACCTAACAGAAAATCAGGTTCAGCAGGTTGCAAATTCGGTTTCAGCATCTCAGAGGGTCCAGGGAAACCTCACGGAATTTAAACAGAGGCTTGAAAGTGTAAGTCAGCAGTTTGGAGGCTCGGGTATCCTTGATCAGATCTATGCATTTCTTCAGAGCATCTATGACTACATTGTGGGGATGACGTCCCCATAG
- a CDS encoding 4Fe-4S dicluster domain-containing protein: protein MGGIVIKNELMCSGCGLCVRACQQVHGKKKMKYTEKPVFCRQCSDAPCLRACRVGAVKIINKIPVIDPERCVGCRLCLEACPEGCIIFEDLMADKCILCLDADVLIPACIEACPSSLLRVEIKKHH, encoded by the coding sequence ATGGGTGGAATAGTAATCAAGAACGAACTGATGTGTTCAGGCTGTGGCCTCTGTGTCAGGGCCTGCCAGCAGGTTCACGGTAAGAAAAAAATGAAGTACACAGAAAAACCGGTGTTCTGCAGACAGTGCAGTGATGCCCCCTGTTTAAGGGCCTGCAGGGTTGGTGCAGTTAAGATAATAAATAAGATTCCTGTTATTGACCCTGAAAGGTGTGTTGGATGCAGGCTCTGCCTTGAGGCCTGTCCTGAAGGATGCATAATATTTGAAGATCTGATGGCAGACAAGTGCATCCTGTGCCTTGATGCTGACGTTCTGATTCCGGCATGTATTGAGGCATGCCCCAGCAGTCTTCTCAGAGTGGAAATCAAGAAACATCACTGA
- a CDS encoding 4Fe-4S dicluster domain-containing protein, whose product MAHGDSMPRASKDIINVKGLHLEFGEIDEYLKRKSYESKRVSVDYDELRKWDLNLLSYFKPFYAPLCDLCCMCTYGKCDLLGKKGACGINLEKQQAREALSTAVIGASAHAAHARHLVDTLIDKNPTSELHYDSSIDIKTPISTTVTGIEPETPEDLDRIMTYIERELTNLMASVHTGQEAEVTDFESKALHAGMLDTMALEVAEIAQINQYGLPTGKADTHMLEIGMDVIDSTKPVILCIGHNIAPSAEIIDYAEDIGVEEEIEVCGLCCTAMEMGRYSESSKIVGPISRQLTFLRSGIPDVVVLDEQCIRSDVYEVCGEMGMVVIATSDKCSMGLEDMSEENPYRIINRILQEKIPGVLIKDEKKVATVAVNLALQLTRSRDPETSNRFRVNCVRCSPCDSNCTPSRKPKKQDDLDLNSVLEYCELCGECNRVCPAMLPIMEAINEAKNGDFRTIRTLYEGCSACGRCMEVCPVGVPILDIIRESRGETPERFLIRAGRGPVQDIEIRRVGAPIVFGDIPGVISLAGCSNYPSGERDVQIIAEEFLKRGYIVLAAGCAAMDIALSHDDEGRTLYEKYPGDFDRGGLLNLGPCVGNSHAIGSAIKIANIFARVPMKGNTVEIADYILNRIGVCVIGWGAMSQKAFAIVTGANRWGIPAVLGPHASKYRRLYLGESSPRVIRDRADDSMVPSEPAPPHLTYAAESINECLVMASKMCIRPNDTPRGRMVKLSNYVDLHLKYYGGLPADIDLFVRNEKEIPYKHKDEIMEILREKNWRPREPVKEPTIIR is encoded by the coding sequence ATGGCACATGGTGACAGCATGCCCAGAGCATCAAAGGATATAATAAATGTTAAGGGACTTCACCTTGAATTCGGTGAAATTGACGAATACCTCAAAAGAAAATCATACGAGAGTAAGAGGGTATCTGTGGATTACGATGAGCTTAGAAAATGGGACCTTAATCTCCTATCCTATTTCAAGCCATTCTATGCACCCCTCTGTGACCTATGCTGCATGTGCACCTACGGCAAATGCGACCTTCTAGGTAAGAAGGGTGCCTGCGGTATAAACCTGGAGAAACAGCAGGCAAGGGAGGCCCTATCAACCGCAGTTATAGGTGCATCAGCCCATGCAGCCCATGCAAGGCACCTGGTGGACACCCTTATCGATAAAAACCCCACATCAGAACTCCATTATGATAGTTCAATAGATATAAAGACACCAATATCCACCACAGTAACTGGTATAGAACCTGAAACACCAGAGGACCTCGACAGGATAATGACATACATAGAACGGGAGCTCACAAATCTCATGGCCTCAGTTCATACCGGCCAGGAGGCGGAAGTAACCGATTTCGAGTCAAAGGCCCTCCATGCCGGCATGTTAGATACCATGGCCCTTGAGGTGGCTGAGATAGCACAGATAAACCAGTATGGGCTCCCCACAGGTAAAGCAGATACACATATGCTGGAAATTGGAATGGACGTTATAGACAGTACAAAACCAGTCATACTCTGCATAGGACACAATATAGCGCCCTCAGCTGAGATAATAGACTACGCAGAGGATATCGGTGTTGAGGAGGAAATCGAGGTCTGTGGCCTCTGCTGCACAGCCATGGAGATGGGCAGGTACTCAGAATCATCAAAGATAGTTGGGCCCATATCAAGGCAGCTCACATTCCTCAGATCAGGAATTCCAGATGTTGTTGTACTGGATGAACAGTGCATACGGTCAGATGTATATGAGGTGTGCGGTGAGATGGGGATGGTTGTGATCGCAACAAGTGACAAATGCAGTATGGGCCTTGAGGATATGAGTGAAGAGAACCCCTACAGGATAATAAACAGGATACTGCAGGAAAAAATACCAGGAGTGCTTATAAAGGATGAAAAAAAGGTTGCCACGGTCGCTGTGAACCTTGCACTTCAGCTTACCCGTAGCAGGGACCCCGAAACATCAAACCGTTTCAGGGTGAACTGTGTGAGGTGCTCACCCTGTGATTCAAACTGCACGCCATCCAGGAAACCAAAAAAACAGGACGATCTTGACCTGAATTCAGTGCTGGAATACTGTGAACTCTGTGGAGAATGCAACCGTGTCTGCCCGGCAATGCTACCCATCATGGAGGCAATAAATGAGGCAAAGAACGGTGACTTCCGCACCATAAGGACCCTCTATGAAGGCTGCAGTGCCTGCGGCCGGTGCATGGAGGTGTGCCCTGTGGGAGTGCCCATCCTGGATATCATAAGAGAATCACGTGGAGAAACCCCTGAAAGATTCCTCATAAGGGCGGGCAGGGGACCGGTCCAGGATATAGAGATAAGGAGGGTAGGTGCCCCGATAGTGTTTGGTGATATACCAGGAGTCATATCACTTGCAGGATGCTCCAACTACCCCTCAGGTGAAAGGGATGTGCAGATAATTGCTGAGGAGTTTCTTAAGAGGGGCTATATAGTACTTGCAGCAGGATGTGCAGCCATGGATATAGCTCTCTCACATGATGATGAGGGCAGAACACTCTATGAGAAATACCCTGGAGACTTCGACAGGGGAGGGCTCCTCAACCTCGGACCATGTGTCGGGAACTCCCATGCAATTGGAAGCGCCATAAAAATAGCGAATATATTCGCAAGGGTGCCCATGAAGGGGAACACCGTTGAAATAGCAGATTACATACTCAACCGGATAGGTGTCTGTGTGATAGGATGGGGTGCCATGTCCCAGAAGGCATTTGCAATAGTCACAGGTGCAAACAGGTGGGGTATACCCGCAGTTCTCGGACCCCATGCATCAAAGTACCGCAGGCTTTACCTGGGTGAATCCAGCCCAAGGGTGATAAGGGACAGGGCTGATGACAGCATGGTCCCATCTGAACCAGCCCCACCCCACCTAACCTACGCAGCAGAGAGTATCAATGAATGCCTTGTAATGGCTTCAAAGATGTGCATAAGACCCAACGACACCCCCAGAGGGCGAATGGTGAAGCTCAGCAATTACGTTGACCTCCACCTGAAATATTACGGTGGTTTACCCGCAGATATTGACCTCTTCGTAAGGAATGAGAAGGAGATTCCCTACAAGCATAAAGATGAGATAATGGAGATACTGAGGGAAAAGAACTGGAGGCCACGTGAGCCGGTAAAGGAGCCCACAATAATCAGGTGA
- the cdhB gene encoding CO dehydrogenase/acetyl-CoA synthase complex subunit epsilon, whose translation MTAWNPALTSIRNATVMPPEMVASAIKKSERPLMVVGSLINDLPQDIMDRIVKIIKKGKMGVALTGGSSLRLNELRRKNIIGVIELVNNLKDPEWEGFDGNGNYDLVCFIGVPYYIGSQGLSTLKAFAPHLKTVTLCRYMHPNADISYPSMEYTEWLRWLDELIDALEQ comes from the coding sequence ATGACCGCATGGAACCCAGCTCTAACGTCAATAAGGAATGCAACCGTCATGCCCCCTGAAATGGTTGCATCGGCCATAAAAAAGTCTGAAAGACCACTTATGGTGGTGGGGTCACTGATAAATGACCTTCCACAGGATATAATGGACAGGATAGTTAAAATAATAAAAAAAGGAAAAATGGGGGTTGCTCTAACCGGAGGATCAAGTCTCAGGTTAAATGAACTGAGAAGGAAAAACATAATAGGGGTAATCGAACTTGTAAACAACCTCAAAGATCCTGAATGGGAGGGCTTCGATGGAAATGGCAACTATGACCTTGTATGCTTCATAGGTGTCCCCTATTACATAGGTTCACAGGGCCTTTCAACCCTCAAGGCCTTTGCACCTCACCTTAAAACAGTGACCCTCTGCAGATACATGCATCCAAATGCAGACATCTCATACCCCAGCATGGAGTACACGGAATGGCTCAGATGGCTCGATGAACTCATAGATGCCCTGGAGCAGTAG
- the sucC gene encoding ADP-forming succinate--CoA ligase subunit beta, with product MRFYEYSAKELFRTEGIPVPDGSVARTPGEASEIAENMGSEVAIKAQVLTGGRGKAGGIRFATPETAADVAADLLASRVKGEEVKSVLVERKIPIDREFYVSVAVDRAARMPLIMASSEGGVDIEDLAAKSPQKIVRYHVNPLDEFLPYEAREIARKMGLESELIPKVGAVIWKLYHLFRKYDARLAEINPLVLSGDDVIAADAKFEVDDDSIYRHREFMELDEYEPEEFAFVKLEGDIAVIGNGAGLTLTAMDLIKLKGGEPATFLDIGGGASEDIIRRAINLVISHPDVKVVFLNVLGGITRADDVARGVVNALKDAERDVPLVIRLTGTNEEEGQRILTDAGIPFETSLERAAEKAVEISKAL from the coding sequence ATGAGGTTTTATGAGTACAGCGCCAAGGAACTCTTCAGGACCGAGGGCATACCCGTCCCCGATGGATCCGTCGCCAGGACCCCCGGGGAGGCCTCTGAGATCGCTGAGAATATGGGGTCGGAGGTGGCCATCAAGGCACAGGTCCTAACCGGTGGTCGGGGAAAGGCTGGAGGTATACGGTTTGCAACACCAGAAACTGCGGCTGATGTTGCTGCTGATCTCCTCGCATCCCGGGTTAAGGGGGAGGAGGTTAAATCTGTCCTGGTTGAAAGGAAGATCCCCATCGACAGGGAATTCTATGTGAGTGTCGCTGTTGACCGTGCGGCCAGAATGCCCCTTATAATGGCAAGCAGTGAGGGTGGGGTTGATATCGAGGATCTTGCAGCGAAATCCCCCCAGAAGATAGTGCGTTACCATGTAAATCCCCTTGACGAGTTCCTCCCCTATGAGGCGAGGGAGATCGCAAGGAAGATGGGCCTTGAAAGTGAACTCATACCAAAGGTGGGGGCTGTGATATGGAAACTCTACCATCTCTTCAGGAAGTATGATGCGCGGCTTGCCGAGATAAACCCCCTTGTACTTTCAGGCGATGATGTTATTGCAGCGGATGCAAAGTTTGAGGTGGATGATGACTCCATCTACCGTCACCGTGAATTCATGGAACTGGATGAGTATGAACCAGAGGAGTTCGCCTTTGTTAAACTTGAGGGTGATATTGCGGTGATAGGGAACGGTGCCGGGTTGACCCTCACCGCCATGGACCTCATAAAACTGAAGGGGGGCGAACCCGCCACATTCCTTGATATAGGTGGTGGTGCCTCCGAGGACATCATAAGGAGGGCCATAAACCTGGTAATATCCCACCCTGATGTGAAGGTTGTGTTCCTGAATGTTCTTGGGGGTATAACAAGGGCTGATGATGTTGCAAGGGGTGTTGTGAATGCCCTGAAGGATGCCGAGAGGGATGTGCCCCTTGTAATAAGGCTCACCGGGACCAATGAGGAGGAGGGACAGAGGATCCTCACCGATGCAGGGATTCCCTTTGAGACCTCCCTTGAGAGGGCCGCTGAGAAGGCTGTTGAAATATCAAAGGCCCTCTAA